The following are from one region of the Halorussus rarus genome:
- a CDS encoding ABC transporter permease, which yields MSLQKYLVKRLLITIPVLLGVSVLTFSLTKLLPGTPVDYILQFQEATPELRAQLEAQYNLDEPVYVQYWLWFTDAVALDFGRSVVSNRSVAEAILSRLPNTLALGGFGFLIAVGIGIPVGIFSAVKKGKPADEVSRVGALLGIATPNFWLGLMLLLVFSVELGFFRVIPPDKPLLTPAMFKFMVLPAITLGTASAALIMRLTRSSMVEELSEDYVRTARAKGLPERTVIIKHVLRNSLISVITVAALQIAFLVDGAVVVEQVFSWPGVGRLLIDAITQRDFPILQAVVLLIATTIVFANLLADIAYSWLDPRIRY from the coding sequence ATGTCACTTCAGAAATACCTCGTCAAGCGGTTACTAATCACGATTCCGGTGCTACTGGGCGTGTCGGTGCTGACGTTCTCGCTTACGAAGCTGCTTCCGGGGACCCCGGTCGACTACATCCTCCAGTTCCAGGAGGCGACGCCGGAGCTGCGAGCCCAGCTCGAGGCCCAGTACAACCTCGACGAGCCGGTCTACGTCCAGTACTGGCTGTGGTTCACGGACGCGGTCGCGCTCGACTTCGGCCGGTCGGTCGTCTCGAACCGGAGCGTCGCGGAGGCCATCCTCAGCCGGCTCCCGAACACGCTGGCACTCGGCGGGTTCGGCTTCCTGATCGCGGTCGGCATCGGCATCCCCGTCGGCATCTTCTCGGCGGTGAAGAAGGGGAAACCGGCCGACGAGGTGAGCCGCGTGGGCGCGCTGCTGGGCATCGCGACGCCCAACTTCTGGCTGGGCCTGATGCTGCTGCTGGTGTTCAGCGTCGAACTGGGCTTCTTCCGCGTCATCCCGCCGGACAAACCGCTGCTGACGCCGGCGATGTTCAAGTTCATGGTGCTGCCGGCGATCACGCTCGGGACGGCGTCGGCCGCGCTCATCATGCGGCTCACCCGCTCGTCGATGGTCGAGGAGCTCAGCGAGGACTACGTCCGGACCGCCCGGGCGAAGGGCCTCCCCGAGCGCACGGTCATCATCAAGCACGTCCTGCGAAACTCCCTCATCTCCGTCATCACGGTCGCGGCGCTGCAGATCGCCTTCCTGGTCGACGGCGCGGTCGTCGTCGAGCAGGTGTTCTCGTGGCCCGGCGTCGGTCGGCTGCTCATCGACGCCATCACCCAGCGGGACTTCCCCATCCTGCAGGCCGTCGTCCTGTTGATCGCAACGACGATCGTGTTCGCGAACCTGCTCGCGGACATCGCCTACTCGTGGCTCGACCCTCGCATCAGATACTGA
- a CDS encoding adenosylcobinamide amidohydrolase produces MSERAGDGVFETEVSDGVLRVRREGARWLSTGWAGGRREADAAYNVSVPEGFDRTDLDAYLAERRAAAGFDDTGPALLTGVDLRHARGARLGPVAAVATAGLSNPAALPMPDGDRRPSVPPGSGGSDGRSPPDPGTVNVVVGTDRALDGGALANLLAVAVEAKAAALLAETGFPGTTSDAAIAACDPTGEPAAFSGSATEVGACVRACVREAVRASLDSRYGETDETIPESVADADHGVVTDRRADVFEVG; encoded by the coding sequence ATGTCTGAGCGGGCGGGCGACGGGGTGTTCGAGACCGAGGTCAGCGACGGCGTCCTCCGGGTGCGCCGCGAGGGCGCCCGCTGGCTCTCGACCGGGTGGGCCGGCGGCCGGCGCGAGGCCGACGCGGCCTACAACGTCTCGGTGCCCGAGGGGTTCGACCGGACCGACCTCGACGCCTACCTCGCCGAGCGCCGGGCCGCGGCCGGATTCGACGACACCGGTCCGGCCCTACTCACCGGCGTCGACCTCCGGCACGCCCGGGGCGCGCGCCTCGGTCCGGTCGCGGCGGTGGCGACCGCCGGCCTCTCGAACCCGGCGGCCCTGCCGATGCCCGACGGCGACCGGCGACCCTCCGTACCACCGGGGTCGGGCGGTTCCGACGGCCGGTCCCCGCCCGACCCCGGTACCGTCAACGTCGTCGTCGGCACCGACCGGGCGCTCGACGGGGGCGCGCTGGCGAACCTGCTCGCAGTGGCGGTCGAGGCCAAGGCCGCCGCACTGCTGGCCGAGACGGGCTTTCCCGGAACGACGAGCGACGCCGCCATCGCGGCCTGCGACCCGACGGGCGAGCCGGCCGCCTTCTCGGGCAGCGCCACCGAGGTCGGCGCCTGCGTCCGGGCCTGCGTCCGGGAGGCCGTGCGCGCGAGTCTCGACTCGCGGTACGGGGAGACCGACGAGACGATTCCGGAATCAGTGGCCGACGCCGACCACGGCGTCGTGACCGACCGTCGCGCAGACGTCTTCGAGGTCGGATAG
- a CDS encoding ABC transporter substrate-binding protein — protein sequence MPRSDNTGRFDIGRRKLVQSLGLAGVAGLAGCSGTSDDQSTTTTDEGTTTDEATTQDSSGGQTGSELIATFGADVKNFDPTKATDTTSQKAFGLVYESLLQVDFDGEIQPVLAKSVEQTDADLTWRVNLREGVTFHNGKELTAQDVKSSYERYKGSPNESEVYKWYKSSEVVDDYTLDLTLSDDYAPLKYTLAALPIVPAEAASDELSLAENPVGTGPYTFVEHQPDSLFRIERNGDYWFSGSDSVPAQPSIERITFRVIIEQSAQLAALQGGDVDMINAPPAGSVSDLKSNDKFTVTERQAGGFDLLSFPTKLAPFDNAKVRRGISRLVPRDAIVKSVYNGIGIPAYTPVSPLAADFTSEEFNQQMGEEYLGYNQEKANTLLEEGFANSDVQTPFKTTIISNENPQRVRWAQLIAESLNSTDYFDVSVEQFEWNTYVGKILSEKSASKNELIAVGWSGGWDPDAYVYNLVHSGGFTPNGFNMAHYANDEVDSLLAEGLSTYDTQERAEIYKDLMEILCRDAPMTYIRFGMEMDAFHTDRVKGFQTYPINGSEFQGIYAPASDANTELTK from the coding sequence ATGCCTCGTTCTGACAATACTGGCAGATTCGATATCGGCCGACGAAAGCTCGTTCAGTCGCTGGGGCTCGCAGGCGTCGCGGGGCTCGCCGGCTGTTCCGGCACGAGCGACGACCAGTCCACGACCACGACCGACGAGGGGACGACGACCGACGAGGCGACGACCCAGGACTCGAGCGGCGGTCAGACCGGCAGCGAACTGATCGCGACCTTCGGCGCGGACGTGAAGAACTTCGACCCGACCAAGGCGACCGACACCACCTCACAGAAGGCGTTCGGACTGGTGTACGAGTCGCTGCTCCAGGTCGACTTCGACGGCGAGATCCAGCCGGTTCTCGCGAAGTCGGTCGAGCAGACCGACGCCGACCTCACCTGGCGGGTGAACCTCCGCGAGGGCGTCACGTTCCACAACGGCAAGGAGCTCACAGCCCAGGACGTCAAGTCGTCGTACGAGCGGTACAAGGGCAGCCCGAACGAGTCGGAGGTCTACAAGTGGTACAAGTCGTCGGAAGTCGTCGACGACTACACGCTCGACCTCACCCTCTCGGACGACTACGCCCCGCTGAAGTACACCCTCGCCGCGCTCCCCATCGTGCCGGCCGAGGCCGCGAGCGACGAGCTCAGCCTCGCGGAGAACCCCGTGGGGACGGGCCCGTACACGTTCGTCGAGCACCAGCCCGACAGCCTGTTCCGCATCGAGCGCAACGGCGACTACTGGTTCTCGGGCAGCGACTCGGTGCCGGCCCAGCCGTCCATCGAGCGCATCACGTTCCGCGTCATCATCGAGCAGTCCGCTCAGCTGGCGGCGCTGCAGGGCGGCGACGTGGACATGATCAACGCGCCGCCGGCGGGGAGCGTCTCGGACCTCAAGAGCAACGACAAGTTCACCGTCACCGAGCGCCAGGCCGGCGGGTTCGACCTGCTGTCGTTCCCGACGAAGCTGGCGCCGTTCGACAACGCGAAGGTGCGGCGGGGTATCTCGCGGCTCGTTCCGCGTGACGCCATCGTCAAGTCGGTCTACAACGGCATCGGCATCCCGGCGTACACGCCGGTGTCGCCGCTCGCGGCCGACTTCACCTCCGAGGAGTTCAACCAGCAGATGGGCGAGGAGTACCTCGGGTACAACCAGGAGAAGGCCAACACGCTCCTCGAAGAAGGGTTCGCGAACTCGGACGTCCAGACCCCGTTCAAGACCACGATCATCTCGAACGAGAACCCCCAGCGCGTCCGGTGGGCACAGCTCATCGCGGAGAGCCTCAACTCCACCGACTACTTCGACGTGAGCGTCGAGCAGTTCGAGTGGAACACGTACGTGGGCAAGATCCTCAGCGAGAAGTCGGCGAGCAAGAACGAGCTCATCGCGGTCGGTTGGTCCGGCGGCTGGGACCCCGACGCGTACGTCTACAACCTGGTCCACAGCGGCGGATTCACGCCCAACGGCTTCAACATGGCCCACTACGCGAACGACGAAGTCGACAGCCTCCTCGCGGAGGGCCTGTCGACGTACGACACCCAGGAGCGGGCCGAGATCTACAAGGACCTGATGGAGATTCTGTGTCGCGACGCGCCGATGACGTACATCCGGTTCGGCATGGAGATGGACGCGTTCCACACGGATCGCGTGAAGGGCTTCCAGACCTACCCGATCAACGGGAGCGAGTTCCAGGGCATCTACGCCCCGGCCTCGGACGCGAACACCGAGCTCACGAAGTAG
- a CDS encoding cobyric acid synthase: MTRTILVAGTASHVGKSTVAAGLCRLLARRGVSVAPYKAQNMSNNARAVATPNGGWGEIGVSQYVQARAAGVVPTTDHNPVLLKPRGDGESQLVVDGEAVGHLSAGSYYDDHWDRARAAAREAHGRLAADRDVVVAEGAGSIAELNLRDRDLANVETARFADADILLVADIERGGMFASVVGTLELLPDDLRDRVVGVVVTKFRGDRDLLDPGLDELEARTGVPVLGVLPYDDPGLPAEDSVSLPSPDESAVRGGDDEVPDDAAVTVAVPRLPRISNFTDLEPLAREPGVRVAYRPPDAEFGDADAVVLPGTKNTVDDLLALREAGFGERLAAFDGPVVGLCGGYQLLGERIANADVEGTGDREEVDGFGLLPVETRFSPDKRVERAERDLTGVGPLGGATGTASGYEIHMGETDLVGDVDRPFPDAGAATDRVLGTYLHGIFENDAARDGFLDAVFESAGVPRPSPESDRGDPSDAAADLLADHLELASLLPAE; the protein is encoded by the coding sequence ATGACCCGGACGATCCTCGTCGCCGGCACCGCAAGCCACGTCGGCAAGAGCACGGTCGCCGCGGGCCTCTGTCGCCTGCTCGCCCGCCGGGGCGTCTCGGTCGCGCCCTACAAGGCCCAGAACATGAGCAACAACGCCCGCGCCGTCGCGACCCCGAACGGCGGCTGGGGGGAGATCGGCGTCTCACAGTACGTCCAGGCGCGGGCCGCCGGGGTCGTCCCGACGACCGACCACAACCCGGTCCTGCTCAAGCCCCGGGGCGACGGCGAGAGCCAGCTCGTCGTCGACGGCGAGGCGGTCGGCCACCTCTCGGCCGGGTCGTACTACGACGACCACTGGGACCGAGCGAGGGCGGCCGCCCGCGAGGCCCACGGGCGACTCGCGGCCGACCGCGACGTCGTGGTCGCGGAGGGCGCGGGCTCCATCGCCGAGCTCAACCTCCGGGACCGCGACCTCGCCAACGTCGAGACCGCCCGCTTTGCGGACGCCGACATCCTGCTGGTCGCGGACATCGAGCGCGGCGGGATGTTCGCCAGCGTCGTCGGCACGCTCGAACTGCTGCCCGACGACCTCCGCGACCGCGTGGTCGGCGTCGTCGTCACCAAGTTCCGGGGCGACCGCGACCTGCTCGACCCCGGCCTGGACGAACTCGAGGCGAGAACGGGCGTCCCGGTCCTCGGGGTGCTCCCCTACGACGACCCCGGTCTGCCGGCCGAGGACAGCGTCTCGCTCCCGTCGCCGGACGAGTCGGCGGTCCGCGGCGGCGACGACGAGGTCCCCGACGACGCGGCCGTGACGGTCGCGGTGCCCCGACTCCCCCGCATCTCGAACTTCACCGACCTCGAACCGCTGGCGCGCGAGCCCGGCGTCCGGGTGGCCTACCGCCCGCCGGACGCGGAGTTCGGCGACGCCGACGCGGTGGTCCTGCCGGGTACGAAGAACACGGTCGACGACCTGCTGGCGCTCCGCGAGGCCGGCTTCGGCGAGCGCCTCGCCGCCTTCGACGGCCCGGTCGTCGGCCTCTGCGGGGGCTACCAGCTGCTCGGCGAGCGCATCGCGAACGCCGACGTCGAGGGGACCGGCGACCGCGAGGAGGTGGACGGGTTCGGCCTGCTCCCGGTCGAGACCCGGTTCTCGCCGGACAAGCGGGTCGAGCGCGCCGAGCGCGACCTGACCGGAGTCGGCCCGCTCGGCGGCGCGACGGGGACCGCGTCGGGCTACGAGATCCACATGGGCGAGACCGACCTCGTCGGCGACGTCGACCGGCCCTTCCCGGACGCGGGGGCCGCGACCGACCGCGTGCTGGGGACCTACCTCCACGGCATCTTCGAGAACGACGCCGCGCGCGACGGGTTCCTCGACGCGGTCTTCGAGTCGGCCGGCGTCCCGCGGCCGTCTCCCGAGTCGGACCGGGGCGACCCCTCCGACGCCGCCGCGGACCTGCTGGCCGACCACCTCGAACTGGCCTCCCTGCTGCCGGCGGAGTGA
- a CDS encoding nicotinate-nucleotide--dimethylbenzimidazole phosphoribosyltransferase, with translation MRLVLFAGTTRTAEIDGISAAGADPDLMAHTPSADAEILEYGRPVRAPVVPVSPSGCPTPAVATRAVRECADFPTTVVDAGLTEPTAAPTVTVGARPGDDVREADPVPTAPGAFAAAREFGRRLPDDEVLVAETIPGGTTTALGVLTVLGEERGVSSSLPDNPVERKREVVGEALDASGLGPGDAAGDPRLAVRRVGDPVLASAAGFVVGAAASGTTITLAGGTQLVAVAALARHADCEAPLELATTAFVAEDPAVDLRSAAVDFDLDVTVTDPDFDGVDHPAMARFAAGEAKEGVGMGGALALAERRGVEMARVRDRIRAVYDDLLDSGAGEVTPSGGADGPR, from the coding sequence GTGAGGCTGGTGCTGTTCGCCGGGACGACCCGGACCGCGGAGATCGACGGCATCAGCGCGGCGGGCGCCGACCCCGACCTGATGGCCCACACGCCCAGCGCGGACGCCGAGATACTCGAGTACGGCCGGCCGGTCCGGGCGCCCGTCGTGCCGGTCAGCCCCTCGGGCTGCCCGACGCCCGCAGTGGCGACCCGCGCGGTCCGCGAGTGCGCCGACTTCCCGACGACCGTGGTGGACGCCGGCCTGACCGAACCCACCGCCGCGCCGACCGTCACCGTGGGCGCGCGCCCCGGCGACGACGTCCGCGAGGCGGACCCGGTGCCGACCGCGCCGGGCGCCTTCGCCGCGGCCCGCGAGTTCGGCCGGCGACTCCCCGACGACGAGGTGCTGGTCGCCGAGACCATCCCCGGGGGCACCACGACCGCGCTGGGCGTGCTGACAGTCCTCGGCGAGGAACGCGGGGTCTCCTCCTCGCTTCCGGACAACCCCGTCGAGCGCAAGCGCGAGGTGGTCGGCGAAGCCCTCGACGCGAGCGGCCTCGGCCCGGGCGACGCGGCCGGCGACCCCCGCCTCGCGGTCCGGCGCGTCGGCGACCCCGTGCTGGCGAGCGCCGCCGGATTCGTGGTAGGGGCCGCGGCGTCGGGCACCACAATCACGTTGGCCGGCGGCACTCAGTTAGTCGCGGTCGCCGCGCTCGCGCGCCACGCCGACTGCGAGGCGCCGCTCGAACTCGCGACGACCGCGTTCGTCGCCGAGGACCCCGCGGTCGACCTCCGTTCCGCCGCGGTCGACTTCGACCTCGACGTGACCGTCACCGACCCCGACTTCGACGGGGTCGACCACCCCGCGATGGCCCGGTTCGCCGCGGGCGAGGCCAAGGAGGGCGTCGGCATGGGCGGCGCGCTCGCGCTCGCCGAGCGCCGGGGAGTCGAGATGGCGCGCGTCCGCGACCGGATTCGCGCGGTGTATGACGACCTGCTCGACTCGGGGGCGGGAGAAGTGACGCCATCCGGAGGCGCGGATGGACCCCGATAG
- a CDS encoding ABC transporter ATP-binding protein, with product MSATDAPLLEVEDLRTSFYTEEGEVKAVDGVSYTVGRGERFAVVGESGAGKSVTSLSLMRLIDDPGRIEGGTIRFRSETAVAKLARRFPDGVATGDGEGFVHVTEVIDDGEVRTDDPGAVVRERSEEVATDTSDGRLRIEAGHVDLLDAPDEAMRMLRGGDIAMIFQDPHTALNPVYTIGEQIAEAIRVHMDLDGQAVRDRAVEMLDQVGIPDPGERYSDYPHEFSGGMQQRAVIAIALSCDPDLIIADEPTTALDVTIEAQILELLEELSEEFGAAIQLITHDLGVVAEVCERVMVMYAGRAVEKAPVEELYYEPKHPYTVGLMGSIPRIGDERDRLDTIPGTMPDLVQLPSGCSFYPRCPYAEEVCTKRDPRLTDTADGTPADQTDPTVHAAACLEYVGELSRGLDFDIEIREDTATDGREDAATDGGEPR from the coding sequence ATGTCGGCGACCGACGCGCCCCTGCTGGAGGTCGAGGACCTCCGGACCAGCTTCTACACCGAGGAGGGCGAGGTGAAGGCGGTCGACGGCGTCTCCTACACCGTCGGGCGGGGCGAGCGGTTCGCCGTCGTCGGCGAGTCCGGCGCCGGCAAGTCGGTCACCAGCCTGTCGCTGATGCGGCTCATCGACGACCCCGGCCGCATCGAGGGCGGCACCATCCGATTCCGCTCGGAGACGGCGGTCGCCAAGCTCGCCCGTCGGTTCCCCGACGGCGTCGCGACCGGAGACGGCGAGGGGTTCGTCCACGTCACCGAAGTCATCGACGACGGCGAGGTTCGCACCGACGACCCCGGCGCGGTCGTTCGCGAGCGGTCCGAGGAGGTCGCCACCGACACCAGCGACGGCCGGCTCCGGATCGAGGCGGGCCACGTCGACCTGCTGGACGCGCCCGACGAGGCGATGCGGATGCTCCGTGGCGGCGACATCGCCATGATCTTCCAGGACCCCCACACCGCGCTGAATCCGGTGTACACGATCGGCGAGCAGATCGCCGAGGCCATCCGGGTCCACATGGACCTCGACGGGCAGGCGGTCCGCGACCGGGCCGTCGAGATGCTCGACCAGGTCGGCATCCCCGACCCCGGGGAGCGGTACTCCGACTACCCCCACGAGTTCTCGGGCGGGATGCAGCAGCGCGCGGTCATCGCCATCGCGCTGTCGTGCGACCCCGACCTCATCATCGCCGACGAGCCGACCACCGCGCTCGACGTCACCATCGAGGCCCAGATACTCGAACTCCTCGAGGAGCTCTCGGAGGAGTTCGGCGCGGCGATCCAGCTCATCACCCACGACCTCGGCGTGGTCGCGGAGGTCTGCGAGCGCGTGATGGTGATGTACGCCGGCCGGGCCGTCGAGAAGGCGCCGGTCGAGGAGCTGTACTACGAGCCCAAGCACCCCTACACCGTCGGGCTCATGGGGTCGATCCCGCGCATCGGCGACGAGCGCGACCGGCTCGACACGATTCCGGGCACGATGCCCGACCTGGTCCAGCTCCCCTCGGGCTGCAGCTTCTACCCCCGGTGTCCGTACGCCGAGGAGGTCTGCACGAAGCGCGACCCCCGGCTCACCGATACGGCCGACGGCACGCCCGCCGACCAGACCGACCCGACGGTCCACGCGGCGGCGTGTCTAGAGTACGTCGGCGAGCTCTCCAGGGGGCTGGACTTCGACATCGAGATACGCGAGGATACTGCGACCGACGGACGCGAGGACGCCGCGACCGACGGGGGTGAGCCGCGATGA
- a CDS encoding ABC transporter permease, protein MSYDSSRSPTTERGRIRVTGFDAAELDDRGELFDWNPEESTVRRSRRARAWQRFKRNRSAIIGLGIIAVMAVAAVFARPVVVEGVTVQPFSLAPFDPGQSNFGALKQPPSAAHLFGTDWSGKDIFSRVMYGGRFSLSIGFITVAIALSVGVPLGAIAGYYGGWVDEAIMRVVDILYSFPFLVLAIALIAVLGQGFWKIILALVLVAWIGYARIIRGEILSIKESEYVTAARALGARDRSIIFRHIVPNAIAPVIVQATLGVGTIVLTAAALGFLGLGLQPGTSEWGSMLSSGRQSLIQGQWWITVFPGLAIFLFVLSINLVGDGIRDAIDPQDTAGGNRGVR, encoded by the coding sequence ATGTCATACGACTCATCGAGATCTCCGACGACCGAACGCGGCCGCATCCGGGTGACCGGATTCGACGCCGCCGAACTCGACGATCGCGGCGAACTGTTCGACTGGAACCCCGAAGAGAGCACCGTCCGTCGCTCGCGGCGCGCCCGCGCGTGGCAGCGGTTCAAGCGCAACCGGAGCGCGATCATCGGCCTCGGAATCATCGCGGTGATGGCGGTCGCGGCGGTGTTCGCCCGCCCGGTCGTCGTCGAGGGCGTCACGGTCCAGCCGTTCTCGCTGGCGCCGTTCGACCCCGGGCAGTCGAACTTCGGCGCGCTCAAGCAGCCGCCGTCGGCCGCCCACCTGTTCGGCACCGACTGGTCGGGCAAGGACATATTCTCGCGGGTGATGTACGGCGGGCGGTTCAGCCTGTCCATCGGGTTCATCACCGTCGCCATCGCGCTGTCGGTCGGCGTCCCGCTCGGCGCCATCGCCGGCTACTACGGCGGCTGGGTCGACGAGGCGATCATGCGCGTCGTCGACATCCTCTACTCGTTCCCGTTCCTCGTGCTGGCCATCGCGCTCATCGCGGTGCTGGGCCAGGGGTTCTGGAAGATAATCCTGGCGCTGGTGCTGGTCGCGTGGATCGGCTACGCCCGGATCATCCGGGGCGAGATACTCTCCATCAAGGAGAGCGAGTACGTCACCGCCGCGCGGGCGCTCGGCGCCCGCGACCGGTCGATCATCTTCCGGCACATCGTGCCCAACGCCATCGCGCCGGTCATCGTCCAGGCGACGCTCGGCGTCGGCACCATCGTGCTGACGGCCGCCGCGCTGGGCTTCCTCGGCCTGGGGCTCCAGCCCGGCACCTCCGAGTGGGGCAGCATGCTCTCCTCGGGCCGCCAGAGCCTGATCCAGGGCCAGTGGTGGATCACCGTCTTCCCCGGACTGGCCATCTTCCTGTTCGTCCTCTCGATCAACCTCGTCGGCGACGGGATCCGCGACGCCATCGACCCGCAGGACACCGCCGGCGGGAACCGGGGTGTCCGGTGA
- a CDS encoding SDR family NAD(P)-dependent oxidoreductase: MTTEQFGVDGQTAIVTGASSGIGRTIAERFADDGADVVVCSREQENVEPVAEGIADSDREGSALAVECDVTDRDAVEALVDATVEEFGGVDVLVNNAGASFMAPFADISENGWETIVDINLHGTFHCTQVAGERMREDGGGAVINLASVAGQKGSPHMSHYGAAKAGVINLTSTLAFEWASDDVRVNCIAPGFVATPGVESQMGVSADNIDRGDVERRIGTSEEIADIAQFLASDAASYLVGETITAAGVPRIMETPDV, from the coding sequence GTGACGACCGAGCAGTTCGGCGTCGACGGGCAAACGGCCATCGTAACGGGCGCGTCGAGCGGCATCGGGCGGACCATCGCCGAGCGGTTCGCCGACGACGGCGCCGACGTCGTGGTCTGCTCGCGCGAGCAGGAGAACGTCGAACCGGTCGCCGAGGGCATCGCCGACAGCGACCGCGAGGGGTCGGCGCTCGCCGTCGAGTGCGACGTGACCGACCGCGACGCGGTCGAGGCGCTGGTCGACGCGACCGTCGAGGAGTTCGGCGGCGTCGACGTGCTGGTCAACAACGCCGGCGCGAGCTTCATGGCGCCGTTCGCGGACATCAGCGAGAACGGCTGGGAGACCATCGTGGACATCAACCTCCACGGCACCTTCCACTGCACCCAGGTCGCGGGCGAGCGCATGCGAGAGGACGGCGGCGGCGCGGTCATCAACCTCGCCAGCGTCGCGGGCCAGAAGGGCTCGCCCCACATGAGCCACTACGGCGCGGCCAAGGCCGGCGTCATCAACCTCACGTCGACGCTGGCGTTCGAATGGGCGAGCGATGACGTCCGCGTCAACTGCATCGCGCCCGGGTTCGTCGCCACGCCCGGCGTCGAGAGCCAGATGGGCGTCAGCGCCGACAACATCGACCGCGGCGACGTCGAGCGCCGGATCGGCACCTCCGAGGAGATCGCCGACATCGCGCAGTTCCTCGCCAGCGACGCCGCCTCGTACCTCGTCGGCGAGACCATCACCGCGGCGGGCGTCCCCCGCATCATGGAGACGCCCGACGTTTGA
- a CDS encoding aminotransferase class I/II-fold pyridoxal phosphate-dependent enzyme, translating into MDPDSVREAGRVPHGGTDDPDLLEFSANTNPRTPPGVEEVHVDALEAARSYPDDDYPEFRTAAADFVGCGSEDVVPTPGGLAALRLTFATRVSPGDSVLVPYPSFGEYAREICLQGGNAEFVPHDDLLDADPTDRAAAVVCNPNNPTGDAYDHDALREFAARCRDADCLLVADEAFLGFTDRPSLAGTEGVAVARSLTKLFGLPGLRAGFAVATGDLGDDLATARRAWSLGAPAARVGAHCLRQSGFVAETRERVRRERARMADALGEEFGVYAPGGPPLSSSSAPFVLLDTGERDPADVVRSARDRGVAIRDATTFRGLDSHVRVAVRAPEANDRLLAVLADV; encoded by the coding sequence ATGGACCCCGATAGCGTCCGCGAGGCCGGCCGGGTCCCCCACGGCGGGACCGACGACCCCGACCTGCTGGAGTTCAGCGCGAACACCAACCCCCGGACGCCCCCGGGCGTCGAGGAGGTCCACGTCGACGCGCTCGAGGCCGCCCGGTCGTATCCGGACGACGACTACCCCGAGTTCCGGACCGCGGCGGCCGACTTCGTGGGCTGCGGCTCCGAGGACGTGGTCCCGACGCCGGGCGGCCTCGCGGCGCTCCGCCTGACCTTCGCGACCCGGGTCTCGCCCGGCGACTCGGTCCTCGTTCCCTACCCCAGTTTCGGCGAGTACGCCCGCGAAATCTGCCTCCAGGGCGGGAATGCCGAGTTCGTCCCCCACGACGACCTGCTCGACGCCGACCCGACCGACCGCGCCGCGGCCGTGGTCTGCAACCCCAACAACCCGACCGGCGACGCCTACGACCACGACGCCCTCCGCGAGTTCGCGGCCCGGTGCCGGGACGCCGACTGCCTGCTCGTCGCCGACGAGGCGTTCCTGGGGTTCACCGACCGCCCCTCGCTCGCGGGCACCGAGGGCGTCGCCGTCGCGCGCTCGCTGACCAAGCTCTTCGGCCTGCCCGGACTCCGCGCCGGGTTCGCGGTCGCGACCGGCGACCTCGGCGACGACCTCGCGACCGCCCGGCGGGCCTGGAGCCTCGGCGCGCCGGCGGCCCGAGTCGGCGCCCACTGCCTGCGCCAGTCGGGGTTCGTCGCCGAGACCCGCGAGCGCGTCCGGCGGGAGCGCGCCCGGATGGCCGACGCGCTCGGCGAGGAGTTCGGCGTCTACGCGCCCGGGGGACCGCCGCTCTCGTCGTCCTCGGCGCCCTTCGTCCTGCTCGACACCGGCGAGCGCGACCCCGCCGACGTCGTCCGGAGCGCCCGCGACCGCGGCGTCGCGATCCGGGACGCCACGACGTTCCGGGGCCTCGACTCCCACGTCCGGGTCGCGGTCCGCGCGCCCGAGGCGAACGACCGACTGCTGGCGGTGCTCGCCGATGTCTGA